The following are from one region of the Bacillota bacterium genome:
- a CDS encoding TRAP transporter large permease, which yields MGLTVFTISLVALIALGMPIVFSMIVASWAYALASGVALTVVAQKMVTGLESFTLLAVPLFMLSAEAMNNTSVTRRLFDFANKLVGRFPGGIGHVNVFTSMIFAGMSGSAVADTCGIGYVCLTEMDKRGFGMPFSTAVTAASSTIGPIIPPSIPMVVYAVVAGASVGKLFLGGAIPGVLMGVTQMIYIYCISLKRGYAAEKRSTWREKLIATRNAVLPLLTPVILLGGIYGGVFTPTEAAAVAVLYALCLGAVYGDLNLRKLGEISVRVLLSAGIIMSIVAAANLFSWVMAAEQVPQRVGAMFLSVTNTRVGLLFMLNIVFLILGAIMDINTILLVFVPMVLPAVTAMGIDLVHFGVIVVLNTMIGLLTPPYGMNLFILSGLTGLTINQILKELWPFIIMLVGLLFLITYVEPIVMWLPNLLVK from the coding sequence ATGGGTCTTACCGTGTTTACGATCAGCCTTGTAGCTCTCATAGCCCTGGGAATGCCCATCGTGTTCTCGATGATCGTGGCGTCCTGGGCGTACGCGCTCGCGTCAGGAGTCGCCCTGACCGTGGTGGCGCAGAAGATGGTCACCGGCCTTGAGAGTTTCACGTTGCTGGCGGTGCCGTTGTTCATGCTCTCCGCTGAGGCCATGAACAACACATCTGTCACGCGACGGCTTTTTGACTTCGCCAACAAGCTTGTGGGCCGGTTCCCTGGCGGGATAGGGCATGTGAACGTCTTCACATCCATGATCTTCGCCGGGATGTCAGGGTCTGCAGTCGCAGACACCTGCGGAATCGGCTATGTTTGCTTGACTGAGATGGACAAGCGCGGGTTCGGCATGCCTTTTAGCACCGCAGTGACTGCGGCGTCCTCCACAATCGGGCCAATCATACCCCCGAGCATCCCCATGGTCGTCTACGCTGTTGTGGCTGGGGCATCCGTGGGCAAGCTCTTTCTGGGAGGGGCGATCCCCGGGGTGCTTATGGGAGTCACCCAGATGATATACATCTACTGCATCTCGCTAAAACGGGGATACGCCGCAGAGAAGAGGTCGACGTGGAGAGAGAAGTTGATAGCCACGAGAAACGCTGTCCTCCCGTTGCTCACCCCGGTCATCCTCCTGGGGGGGATCTACGGCGGGGTCTTCACTCCCACCGAGGCTGCCGCGGTTGCAGTGCTTTACGCTCTCTGCCTCGGGGCAGTCTACGGGGACCTGAACCTGAGGAAACTCGGTGAGATCTCGGTACGGGTGCTCCTTTCGGCCGGGATAATCATGTCCATAGTGGCAGCCGCCAACCTGTTCAGCTGGGTCATGGCCGCGGAGCAGGTGCCGCAGAGAGTCGGCGCCATGTTCCTCTCGGTCACCAATACCCGCGTCGGGCTCCTCTTCATGCTCAATATCGTTTTCCTGATTCTTGGCGCGATTATGGACATCAACACTATCCTTCTGGTGTTCGTGCCGATGGTCCTCCCTGCGGTGACCGCTATGGGGATCGACTTGGTCCATTTTGGAGTCATAGTCGTCCTCAACACTATGATAGGTCTACTCACTCCGCCTTATGGGATGAATCTATTTATACTAAGCGGGCTCACTGGGCTGACCATCAACCAGATCCTCAAGGAGCTCTGGCCATTTATCATCATGCTCGTGGGCCTTCTGTTCCTCATTACCTACGTCGAACCTATCGTGATGTGGCTGCCGAATCTGCTGGTCAAATAG